From a single Ornithorhynchus anatinus isolate Pmale09 chromosome 4, mOrnAna1.pri.v4, whole genome shotgun sequence genomic region:
- the GPR20 gene encoding G-protein coupled receptor 20 has product MQPSPSHQEEPAGPGPNCTVAPNASSLAGGTRLFSQFARLDGDLHQDFPGLWVGLVAVNALIFLVGAVLNSLALYVFCFRTKTKTTSVIYTINLVVTDLLVGLSLPTRFIIFYGTRGCERCSFVHIFGYFVNMNCSILFLTCICVDRYLAIVQLDASRRWRTPSCAKGICACIWLLAAAVTASTLTTAAPPDPCCGLFALTVFEYFLPLVTITFFTLRIMCALSRPSLMRQSRERRMRAVQLLLSVLLIFTLCFTPFHALQVAVTVQPAVPRPVRLVAHHVTVTLSSLNSCLDPVVYCFVTNSFQATVRGLFRRPEPEQSSGDAVSMHKSSRGSASPATLAPDPRGGLTPAGGTTSRPAAY; this is encoded by the coding sequence ATgcagccctccccctcccaccaggaGGAGcctgccgggcccggccccaACTGCACCGTGGCACCCAACGCCAGCAGCCTGGCAGGGGGGACCCGGCTCTTCTCCCAGTTCGCCCGCCTGGACGGGGACCTCCACCAGGACTTCCCCGGCCTCTGGGTGGGGCTAGTGGCCGTCAACGCCCTGATCTTCCTGGTGGGGGCCGTGCTCAACAGCCTGGCCCTCTACGTCTTCTGTTTCCGCACCAAGACCAAGACCACGTCCGTCATCTACACCATCAACCTCGTGGTGACCGACCTGCTGGTGGGTCTGTCCCTGCCCACACGCTTCATCATCTTCTACGGCACCCGGGGCTGCGAGCGCTGCTCCTTCGTCCACATCTTCGGCTACTTCGTCAACATGAACTGCAGCATCCTGTTCCTCACCTGCATCTGCGTGGACCGCTACCTGGCCATTGTGCAGCTGGACGCCTCGCGCAGGTGGCGCACGCCTAGCTGCGCCAAGGGCATCTGCGCCTGCATCTGGCTCCTGGCCGCCGCGGTGACCGCCTCCACGCTGACCACAGCCGCCCCACCCGACCCCTGCTGTGGCCTCTTCGCCCTGACCGTTTTCGAGTATTTCCTCCCGCTGGTCACCATCACCTTCTTCACGCTGCGCATCATGTGCGCCCTGTCCCGGCCCAGCCTCATGCGCCAAAGCCGTGAGCGCCGCATGCGGGCCGTTCAGCTGCTGCTGTCGGTGCTGCTCATCTTCACGCTCTGCTTCACGCCGTTCCACGCGCTCCAGGTGGCCGTGACGGTGCAGCCGGCCGTGCCGCGGCCCGTCAGGCTGGTGGCGCACCACGTCACCGTCACGCTGAGCAGCCTCAACAGCTGCCTGGACCCTGTCGTCTACTGCTTCGTCACCAACAGCTTCCAGGCCACCGTGCGGGGCCTCTTCCGCCGGCCCGAGCCTGAGCAGAGCAGCGGTGATGCCGTCAGCATGCACAAGAGCTCCAGGGGCTCCGCCAGCCCTGCTACCCTCGCGCCCGACCCCCGCGGGGGCCTGACTCCGGCGGGGGGAACGACTTCCCGCCCAGCTGCTTACTGA